The proteins below come from a single Psychrobacter sp. FDAARGOS_221 genomic window:
- a CDS encoding acyl-CoA thioesterase, with translation MSSSQNTMNTANDFDTPEALQHFPSIYVQPVIWNDMDAFNHVNNVVYYRYAESARINYLFNINAFSDEVTTVLAQSSCTYLRPVTFPDTLLIGVRTKKLGNSSIVMEYCYYSTAQQAVVATGDSALVRLNQDATAKVTWSETERNDILAFEQSVGHTPES, from the coding sequence ATGAGCAGCAGCCAGAACACCATGAATACCGCTAACGACTTTGATACCCCAGAAGCACTACAGCACTTTCCCAGTATCTACGTGCAGCCCGTCATTTGGAATGATATGGATGCGTTTAATCACGTTAATAACGTGGTGTATTATCGTTACGCTGAGTCTGCTCGTATCAACTATTTGTTTAATATCAATGCCTTTTCTGATGAGGTGACTACAGTGCTGGCCCAATCTAGCTGTACCTATTTAAGACCGGTTACCTTCCCAGATACATTATTAATCGGCGTGCGTACCAAAAAGCTAGGCAATAGCAGTATTGTGATGGAATATTGCTACTATAGTACTGCTCAACAGGCGGTGGTGGCGACCGGTGACTCAGCCTTGGTTCGCTTGAACCAAGATGCCACTGCCAAAGTGACTTGGAGTGAGACTGAACGTAACGATATCCTAGCGTTTGAACAAAGCGTTGGGCATACGCCAGAGTCTTAA
- the upp gene encoding uracil phosphoribosyltransferase — protein sequence MTNLNIEIITHPLVRHKLSLMREKCSTYKFRTLTSELARLMAYEACRDFEIEEFAMEGWDGSEIKGEQIVGKTITVVPILRAGLGMLDGVLDLIPTAKISMVGLQRDEETLQPVPFFEKLVADVDRRPALIIDPMLATGGSMVATIDMLKQKGCCSIKALVLVAAPEGVRAVNEAHPDVKIYTAALDSHLNKDGYIIPGLGDAGDKIFGTK from the coding sequence ATGACTAATTTAAATATAGAAATCATCACTCACCCATTGGTGCGTCACAAATTAAGCTTAATGCGCGAAAAGTGCAGCACCTATAAATTTCGCACCTTAACCAGTGAGCTTGCACGATTAATGGCGTATGAAGCGTGTCGTGACTTTGAAATTGAAGAGTTTGCGATGGAAGGTTGGGATGGCAGTGAGATTAAAGGGGAACAAATCGTGGGTAAAACCATCACTGTCGTGCCTATCTTACGTGCCGGTCTGGGTATGCTAGATGGCGTACTTGATCTGATTCCAACCGCAAAAATCTCAATGGTTGGCTTACAGCGTGATGAAGAAACGCTACAACCAGTGCCGTTTTTTGAGAAATTAGTGGCCGACGTAGATAGACGCCCAGCACTGATTATTGACCCGATGCTAGCAACTGGCGGCTCGATGGTCGCAACCATTGATATGCTGAAGCAAAAAGGCTGCTGTAGCATTAAAGCCTTGGTATTAGTCGCTGCACCAGAAGGCGTACGTGCGGTTAACGAAGCCCACCCTGACGTTAAGATTTATACCGCAGCGCTAGACAGCCACTTAAATAAAGACGGCTATATCATCCCTGGTCTTGGTGATGCTGGCGATAAAATCTTCGGTACTAAATAG
- a CDS encoding DNA glycosylase yields MNTADQVFLEGVRPDSIEEDSQAGQGDSERHVEDHPFPPVLPTDADIMMMGTFPPTEDKWGMPFHYPNFYNDMWRIYGAVFFDDPDHFRDGDEKGFDPERIKAFLKERRIASCPTVRKAIREQGNASDKHLTIVEPVALNDVLAQLPKVHTIFTTGGKATEILMTLLAENQGKAIAKSKWPKTNQRIDYLYNDRQLSLYRLPSTSRAYPLSFTKKAAAYREFFQSVGKL; encoded by the coding sequence ATGAATACAGCAGATCAGGTATTTCTAGAAGGGGTTAGACCCGACAGTATAGAAGAAGACAGCCAAGCAGGGCAGGGCGATAGTGAGCGCCATGTCGAGGATCACCCTTTCCCGCCTGTATTGCCTACTGATGCTGACATTATGATGATGGGTACTTTTCCGCCCACTGAAGATAAGTGGGGCATGCCATTTCACTACCCTAACTTCTACAATGACATGTGGAGGATTTATGGCGCTGTCTTTTTTGATGATCCTGACCATTTTCGAGATGGCGATGAAAAAGGCTTCGACCCTGAGCGTATCAAAGCCTTTTTAAAAGAGCGTCGCATTGCATCATGCCCTACAGTCAGAAAGGCAATCCGCGAACAAGGTAATGCTTCAGATAAGCACTTAACCATTGTCGAACCTGTCGCCTTGAATGACGTATTAGCGCAGCTACCGAAGGTGCACACCATCTTCACTACCGGCGGTAAGGCGACCGAAATTCTGATGACCTTACTTGCAGAGAACCAGGGCAAGGCTATTGCGAAGTCTAAATGGCCCAAAACCAACCAGCGTATTGACTATCTATATAATGATAGGCAACTTAGCTTATATAGACTGCCGTCAACCTCTAGAGCATATCCTTTATCGTTTACTAAAAAGGCAGCGGCCTATCGTGAGTTCTTCCAATCAGTCGGTAAGCTATAG